In the Desulfuromonas sp. DDH964 genome, CGTTCGACTCCATGGTCAGCTGCTGCAGGTAGGCCGGAAAACGTTTCAGATACTGGTCGTAGGGGAGGATCGCAACACTCCGGGCACCGCAGAAGTCGACGTTCCAGACCGTCAGCAGGCCGTGCAGCACCGGCAGGTTGGCGGCGAAGGGGGCGCTGCGGAAGTGCTCATCCATGCTGCGGAAGCCGGCGAGAAATTCCCGGAAGCGGTCGGCGCCGATCGCCAGCATGGTGGAAAGGCCGATCGCGGAATCGATCGAATAACGTCCGCCGACCCAGTCCCAGAAACCGAACATGTTGGCGGTATCGATGCCGAAGGCGGCGACCTTTTCGGCATGGGTCGAAACGGCGACGAAGTGGCGGGCGACCGCCTCCTCGGCACCGAGCCCGGCCAGCAGCCAATCGCGCGCGGTATGGGCGTTGGCCATCGTCTCCTGGGTGGTGAAGGTCTTCGAGGCAACGATAAAGAGGGTTTCCGCCGGGTCGAGGCCGGTGGTCGCCTCGACAAAATCGCTGGCATCGACGTTGGAGACGAAACGGAAGACGAGGTCGCGCCGGCTGAAGGAGCGCAGCGCTTCGTAGGCCATCACCGGGCCGAGGTCGGACCCCCCGATGCCGATATTGACGATATTGCGGATCGGCCGGCCGCTGTAACCGCGCCACTGGCCGCTGCGCACCTGTCCGGAAAATTCCGCCATCCGGTCGAGCACGGCATGGACTTCGGGGATCACGTTGACCCCATCGACGACGATGGTGGCGGCGCGGTTTGCCCGCAGGGCGACATGCAGGACCGCCCGCTGCTCCGTACTGTTGAGCATCTCACCGCGGAACATCGCTTCGATCCGTTCCCCCAGACCGCACGCCACGGCAAGCTCTACCAGCAGTTGCAGGGTCTGGTCGGTGATGCGCTGCTTGGAGAAGTCGAAGTAGAGCCCGGCGGCCTCGACGGCAAGGCGCTCGGCACGGGCCGGGTCGGCCTCGAAGAGCTGGCGCAGATGCTGGCCGCGGAGGGTTTCGGCATGGGCCGCAAGGGCTCGCCAGGCCGGCAGTTCAGTGTGGGAAATAGAGGGTTCCGGGGTCATGGTGCCTCCTGATGGCGGATATCGTAATTGGCTGTTTACTCTACCAGAGACCCGGCGGCATTTCGAGCTGGAAAGCACCCCGCCGGCCTGCTGACGCCGCCGCTTGCATTAAAGCAACTGATTTGCTATATTTGGCACTCTAAAGGACAGAGTGCCAATCTATTGTATTAACAGCGATATCTTGAGGTCAATCGATGAACAGCGCCCTCCTTTCGGTCACTACCGACAGTTTTGAGCACTAC is a window encoding:
- the pgi gene encoding glucose-6-phosphate isomerase translates to MTPEPSISHTELPAWRALAAHAETLRGQHLRQLFEADPARAERLAVEAAGLYFDFSKQRITDQTLQLLVELAVACGLGERIEAMFRGEMLNSTEQRAVLHVALRANRAATIVVDGVNVIPEVHAVLDRMAEFSGQVRSGQWRGYSGRPIRNIVNIGIGGSDLGPVMAYEALRSFSRRDLVFRFVSNVDASDFVEATTGLDPAETLFIVASKTFTTQETMANAHTARDWLLAGLGAEEAVARHFVAVSTHAEKVAAFGIDTANMFGFWDWVGGRYSIDSAIGLSTMLAIGADRFREFLAGFRSMDEHFRSAPFAANLPVLHGLLTVWNVDFCGARSVAILPYDQYLKRFPAYLQQLTMESNGKSVTRDGRPVDCATGPVYFGEPGTNGQHSFYQLLHQGTEIIPCDFIGFARPRHDLGRHQALLLANLLAQSAALAFGKTGAELRAEGVAAELIPHRSFPGNRPTTTILGAALTPAMLGRLVALYEHSVFVQGVIWQINSFDQWGVELGKQLAGKILPDLEGSGAAEPGHDPSTNALIRRCRSWAQG